A genome region from Cryptococcus neoformans var. neoformans B-3501A chromosome 8, whole genome shotgun sequence includes the following:
- a CDS encoding hypothetical protein (HMMPfam hit to Krr1, Krr1 family, score: 28.8, E(): 5.6e-08) — protein MQAQVPKSDKSSSSSGSEEDYSSDYSSSSEDVTEDEEGNELTPALDAAILRTLSKIKKKEGVYGGENVLQEELRKAQEIAEQRGLKSNIVKKVAEKPYLLADYHRSKLLAGEDQDEDSESAEPLTHVESQRRLRQEAVSAFKTLAEESDDESDEEFIQKREMDAQEVDEDDEEYKKFLLEFGGGEEEVRKILGMGDQPAILKVLESEGGEDEEEKAAVSKIEKEELERQKQEKEAKKAKDDDDFLMNYILNRGWIDRSEKHVPTYDEVVGPSTEVAEEAAAQTKSTKLKSSHPWGELDEESDFEDRAEEFETEYNFRFEEPGSSTIATHPRDIPSLVRRADDTRKSKRARRAERKAAEKAAKEEEIKREKGKKRREMEKRMNILKHDLEKEGFKDLEWGKLEKVLDGEWDENVWEKIVGGMLSKGDEQEDGDDNEKPTWDDELGDAEYDEEEGEGDFQYEFAEGEGEGEDMDVDEDEGPINMDADFIDEEPSKKSKKKDKKKKNKNKERSPSPLSEDEENQLSIPEKAHALKEAVESYNALAHEDIIEDMPTRFKYTPSAPASFGLTPVEILLATDDELNKLVTMKGIAPYRKGGIGIQGKGLGKRVRELKDKLRERRWGEEPSQTKSREEKKEKKRKRDDGEERGQDERRGKKSEGEATEKSEKVRNGKRLGKKERMRLQKAAEAAGAAPAAAGEPESAPAEKKRTVESGEMPADAPAANGEEGADKKKRRKKKKSKADGEA, from the exons ATGCAAG CTCAAGTTCCGAAATCGGACAaatcgtcctcttcttccggtTCTGAGGAAGACTACTCTTCCGACTACAGTTCCTCATCTGAAGATGTCaccgaggatgaggagggcaACGAACTCACTCCTGCATTAGATGCCGCTATTTTGAGAACTCTTAGCAAaatcaagaagaaagaaggtgTTTATGGTGGAGAAAATGTTCTTCAAGAAGAGTTGCGGAAAGCTCAAGAGATTGCTGAGCAGAGAGGCTTGAAGAGCAACATAGTCAAGAAGGTTGCTGAAAAG CCCTACCTTCTTGCCGACTATCACCGTAGCAAGTTGCTTGCGGGCGAAGATCAAGATGAAGACTCTGAGTCTGCCGAACCTCTTACTCACGTGGAGTCTCAACGTCGGCTCCGTCAAGAGGCCGTTTCAGCCTTCAAGACGCTTGCTGAAGAATCTGATGATGAGTCTGACGAAGAATTTATCcagaaaagggaaatggACGCTCAAGAggtcgatgaagatgatgaagagtaCAAGAAGTTTTTGCTGGAATTTGGTGgcggtgaagaggaagtaaGGAAGATCCTTGGTATGGGTGATCAGCCTGCCATCCTCAAGGTCTTGGAGagtgaaggaggagaagatgaggaggagaaggctgcGGTAAGCAAgatcgagaaggaggaattGGAAAGGCAGAagcaagaaaaggaggcgaagaaggccaaggacgatgatgatttcCTGATGAA CTACATCCTCAACCGTGGCTGGATTGACCGATCCGAAAAACATGTCCCTACGTACGACGAAGTCGTCGGACCGTCCACCGAAGttgctgaagaagctgctgcCCAGACCAAGTCTACCAAACTCAAATCTAGCCATCCTTGGGGAgagcttgatgaagaatcCGATTTTGAAGATCGTGCCGAGGAGTTTGAGACTGAATACAATTTCCGATTCGAAGAGCCCGGATCCTCGACTATTGCCACTCACCCTCGTGACATTCCTTCTCTTGTTCGTAGGGCCGACGATACTCGAAAGTCCAAGCGAGCTAGACGAGCAGAGAGGAAGGCCGCTGAGAAGGCtgccaaggaggaggagattaagagagaaaagggcaagaagagaagagagatggagaagagaatgaatATTTTGAAACATGAcctggagaaggaaggctTCAAGGATCTGGAATGGGGCAAGCTCGAAAAGGTGTTAGATGGAGAGTGGGACGAAAATGTCTGGGAAAAGATTGTTGGTGGTATGTTGAGCAAGGGTGATGAGCAGGAG GACGGGGACGACAACGAGAAGCCCACATGGGATGACGAACTCGGGGATGCCGAGtacgacgaagaggagggagagggagattTCCAGTACGAGTTTGCTGAAGGcgagggtgagggtgaagaTATGGATGTcgacgaggacgaaggACCTATCAACATGGATGCCGATTTTATCGACGAAGAACCCTCCAAGAAAtccaaaaagaaagacaagaagaagaagaacaagaacaaggaacgctctccctctcctttgtctgaagatgaagagaacCAGCTCTCTATTCCCGAGAAAGCTCATGCTCTCAAAGAAGCTGTCGAATCTTACAATGCGCTCGCCCACGAAGACATCATCGAGGACATGCCGACTCGTTTCAAATACACTCCATCAGCACCTGCTTCCTTTGGTCTCACGCCTGTGGAGATTCTATTGGCCACCGATGACGAGCTCAACAAGTTGGTTACTATGAAGGGTATTGCGCCTTACAGAAAAGGTGGTATCGGAATTCAGGGTAAAGGCTTGGGCAAGAGGGTGAGGGAATTGAAGGACAAGCTGcgagagaggagatgggggGAGGAACCGTCTCAGACTAAgagcagagaagagaagaaggaaaagaagagaaagagggacGATGGCGAGGAACGCGGACAAGACGAAAGGCgcgggaagaagagtgaggGTGAGGCCACGGAGAAGAGCGAAAAGGTGAGAAACGGGAAGCGactgggaaagaaggaacgTATGAGACTTCAAAAGGCCGCCGAGGCTGCTGGTGCCgctcctgctgctgctggcgaGCCTGAGAGTGCAcctgcggagaagaagagaacagTCGAATCAGGTGAAATGCCAGCTGATGCCCCGGCTGCgaatggagaggagggagctGATAAAAAGAAGCgccgaaagaagaagaagagtaagGCGGACGGTGAAGCTTGA
- a CDS encoding hypothetical protein (HMMPfam hit to polyprenyl_synt, Polyprenyl synthetase, score: 119.9, E(): 5.7e-33), with amino-acid sequence MLRRPALPTRAFPKHRISSTFSFSTSQRRSSVSSSPAKQPESTWAAATTEAHRVLTPPPATSASTVTSLDDPLSAINSEIGNLKSSLWRMLGSSNSALDTVAKYYFQAEGKHLRPLLVLLMSQATNGLGGKGWDGAKREAIRRKVDDSLTAEGGVLNDWNPEVSGPEPSSGLGSMVFASPFRIPEAGAPAIPEPEPLPSQFDELLGEGNGQPVILPTQRRLASITEMIHVASLLHDDVIDSSSLRRGTPSAPSTFGNKLSILSGDFLLGRASVALARLGSREVVELLATVIANLVEGEMMQLRATSEPEKAPTAKGFEDYMRKTYLKTASLMAKSARAAVILGGCGSVSEEGAWVKDVAYGYGRNLGIAFQLIDDALDFLPPDSSLGKPSLGADLRLGLATAPALFAWETHPSMGPLILRKFTEPGDVEAARDLVARSDGLQRTIELAREFAGEARRLVEMLPESGARDALVQLTVKVVERVK; translated from the exons ATGCTCCGTCGCCCAGCCCTTCCAACCAGGGCATTCCCTAAGCACCgcatctcctcaaccttctccttttccacctcACAGCGACGCTCATCggtctcctcttctccagctaAACAGCCAGAATCTACCTGGGCAGCTGCCACTACAGAAGCTCATCGAGTCCTTACCCCTCCACCGGCTACTTCAGCTTCAACAGTTACCTCACTCGATGATCCTCTATCCGCCATTAACTCCGAGATTGGTAACCTCAAATCCAGTCTCTGGCGTATGCTCGGCTCTTCCAATTCTGCGCTCGACACCGTGGCAAAGTACTACTTCCAAGCTGAAGGGAAGCATCTCAGGCCGTTGTTGGTGTTACTCATGAGTCAGGCTACCAACGGATTAGGTGGTaagggatgggatgggGCAAAACGAGAGGCGATTAGGAGAAAAGTGGATGACAGTCTTACAGCTGAAGGAGGTGTGCTGAATGACTGGAACCCAGAAGTCTCTGGGCCGGAGCCCTCATCAGGTTTGGGAAGTATGGTGTTCGCCTCACCGTTCAGAATACCTGAGGCTGGAGCGCCCGCTATCCCCGAGCCTGAAcccctcccttcccagTTCGACGAATTATTAGGAGAAGGGAACGGTCAGCCTGTAATCTTGCCTACTCAAAGGCGGTTGGCCAGCATTACAGAAATGATCCATGTCGCTTCATTGCTGCATGACGACGTCAttgactcttcttctctgcgACGTGGTACCCCTTCGGCTCCATCAACCTTCGGTAACAAGctctccattctctctGGTGATTTCCTGTTGGGTCGCGCTTCTGTCGCCCTTGCCCGTCTTGGCTCTCGAGAAGTTGTTGAATTGCTTGCTACCGTCATCGCCAACCTTGTAGAAGGTGAAATGATGCAGTTGAGGGCGACAAGCGAACCCGAAAAGGCTCCTACGGCCAAAGGTTTTGAGGATTACATGAGAAAGACATACTTGAAGACCGCGAGTTTGATGGCCAAAAGCGCAAGGGCCGCTGTCATCCTTGGTGGTTGCGGATCTGTGAGCGAAGAGGGAGCGTGGGTAAAGGATGTTGCATATGGATATGGCAGGAATCTGGGTATCGCTTTCCAG CTGATCGACGATGCCCTTGacttcctccctcccgATTCTTCTCTCGGCAAACCTTCTCTTGGTGCCGATCTCCGTCTAGGTCTCGCCACGGCGCCCGCCCTTTTCGCCTGGGAGACTCACCCTTCAATGGGCcccctcatcctccgtAAATTCACTGAACCAGGAGATGTTGAGGCTGCCCGAGATCTTGTGGCCAGGAGTGATGGATTGCAGAGAACAATTGAGTTGGCTAGGGAGTTTGCAGGTGAGGCAAGAAGGTTAGTGGAGATGTTGCCGGAGAGCGGAGCGAGGGATGCGTTGGTGCAGCTAACGGTCAAGGTCGTCGAGCGAGTTAAGTAG